In Acanthopagrus latus isolate v.2019 chromosome 17, fAcaLat1.1, whole genome shotgun sequence, the following are encoded in one genomic region:
- the stmn2a gene encoding stathmin-2a translates to MAKTATAYKEKMKELSVLSLICSCFYSEPRNKLKQEFEDMQVKPINKRASGQAFEVILKPPSPVSDLTHNFPSPPKRDISLEDIEKKLEAAEDRRRYQEAQVLRALAEKREHERDVLLKAMEENSNFSKMAEEKLQMKMEQIKENRDAHLAAMLERLQEKEKHAALVRKNKELREELTA, encoded by the exons ATGGCTAAAACAGCAACCG CTTATaaagagaagatgaaggagcTGTCCGTCCTCTCCCTCATCTGCTCCTGCTTCTACTCCGAGCCACGCAACAAGCTCAAGCAAGAGTTTGAAG ACATGCAGGTGAAACCGATAAACAAGCGGGCCTCAGGCCAGGCGTTTGAGGTGATCCTCAAGCCTCCGTCTCCAGTGTCAGATTTAACCCACAACTTCCCCTCACCTCCCAAGAGGGACATCTCCCTGGAGGACATCGAGAAGAAACTGGAGGCTGCTGAAGATCGGAGGAGG tatCAGGAGGCCCAGGTGCTGAGGGCTTTGGCAGAGAAGCGAGAGCACGAGAGGGATGTTTTGCTAAAGGCCATGGAGGAGAACAGCAACTTCAGCAAGATGGCAGAGGAGAAGCTCCAGATGAAGATGGAGCAAATCAAGGAGAACCGTGACGCCCATCTGGCAGCCATGCTGGAGCGTCTCCAGGAGAAG GAGAAACATGCAGCTTTGGTGCGCAAGAACAAAGAGCTGAGGGAAGAGCTGACAGCATGA
- the gra gene encoding uncharacterized protein C8orf88 homolog isoform X1 produces MQSTQMSAMQHFVVGNNCPPVYQSCLFHGHSSLTDTSMEVSRRRVLQKHLEPARPLRRYLHGVIEPNVNAATCAQALMEVVHQEANDEIEQFYKIVNMHKQKEGRISYTRDFLIALANCPEARKKPEFLPEHPIVLTEARDVGDHEMMAERLHSP; encoded by the exons ATGCAGTCCACACAGATGTCTGCCATGCAACACTTTGTGGTGGGCAACAATTGTCCACCTGTTTACCAAAGCTGTCTTTTTCATGGCCATTCAAG CCTCACTGACACCAGCATGGAGGTATCAAGGAGAAGAGTCCTCCAGAAACATCTGGAGCCAGCCAGACCCCTGCGCCGCTACCTCCATGGTGTAATTG AGCCCAACGTAAATGCTGCTACATGTGCACAGGCACTGATGGAGGTGGTGCATCAAGAG GCAAATGACGAGATAGAGCAGTTCTACAAGATTGTCaacatgcacaaacagaaagaag GCAGAATATCTTACACAAGGGATTTTTTAATCGCGCTGGCGAATTGTCCTGAGGCCAGGAAGAAGCCGGAATTCTTGCCCGAGCACCCCATAGTCTTAACTGAAGCA AGAGATGTTGGTGACCATGAAAT gATGGCAGAAAGGCTTCACTCACCTTAA
- the gra gene encoding uncharacterized protein C8orf88 homolog isoform X3: protein MEVSRRRVLQKHLEPARPLRRYLHGVIEPNVNAATCAQALMEVVHQEANDEIEQFYKIVNMHKQKEGRISYTRDFLIALANCPEARKKPEFLPEHPIVLTEARDVGDHEMMAERLHSP, encoded by the exons ATGGAGGTATCAAGGAGAAGAGTCCTCCAGAAACATCTGGAGCCAGCCAGACCCCTGCGCCGCTACCTCCATGGTGTAATTG AGCCCAACGTAAATGCTGCTACATGTGCACAGGCACTGATGGAGGTGGTGCATCAAGAG GCAAATGACGAGATAGAGCAGTTCTACAAGATTGTCaacatgcacaaacagaaagaag GCAGAATATCTTACACAAGGGATTTTTTAATCGCGCTGGCGAATTGTCCTGAGGCCAGGAAGAAGCCGGAATTCTTGCCCGAGCACCCCATAGTCTTAACTGAAGCA AGAGATGTTGGTGACCATGAAAT gATGGCAGAAAGGCTTCACTCACCTTAA
- the gra gene encoding uncharacterized protein C8orf88 homolog isoform X2, translated as MEGLTDTSMEVSRRRVLQKHLEPARPLRRYLHGVIEPNVNAATCAQALMEVVHQEANDEIEQFYKIVNMHKQKEGRISYTRDFLIALANCPEARKKPEFLPEHPIVLTEARDVGDHEMMAERLHSP; from the exons ATGGAGGG CCTCACTGACACCAGCATGGAGGTATCAAGGAGAAGAGTCCTCCAGAAACATCTGGAGCCAGCCAGACCCCTGCGCCGCTACCTCCATGGTGTAATTG AGCCCAACGTAAATGCTGCTACATGTGCACAGGCACTGATGGAGGTGGTGCATCAAGAG GCAAATGACGAGATAGAGCAGTTCTACAAGATTGTCaacatgcacaaacagaaagaag GCAGAATATCTTACACAAGGGATTTTTTAATCGCGCTGGCGAATTGTCCTGAGGCCAGGAAGAAGCCGGAATTCTTGCCCGAGCACCCCATAGTCTTAACTGAAGCA AGAGATGTTGGTGACCATGAAAT gATGGCAGAAAGGCTTCACTCACCTTAA
- the LOC119006159 gene encoding uridine phosphorylase 1-like, translated as MDPKDARQSASCSTVCGTNPHLAAMKDDILYHFSLGTATHDLPAMFGDVKFVCVGGSPRRMKSFIEYIAAELNMEDPKSEYPNICAGTDRFAMYKIGPVLSVSHGMGVPSTGIMLNELIKLLHHARCTDVTVIRIGTSGGIGLGPGTVVITKQAVDATFQPKFEQVILGKTVVRNTDLDQSLAEELLQCSKELNQFETVIGNTMCTLDFYEGQARLDGAFCSYTEKDKQDYLKRANEAGVCNIEMESTVLAAMCKLSGLRAAVVCVTLLDRLKGDQLSSSHEVLQDYQHRPQILVGSYIKKQLRAKAGRS; from the exons ATGGATCCAAAGGACGCCAGGCAGAGCGCATCATGCAG CACCGTTTGTGGGACCAACCCACATCTGGCTGCGATGAAAGATGACATCCTGTACCACTTCAGCTTAGGAACCGCAACTCACGACCTGCCAGCTATGTTTGGTGATGTCAAG tttgtgtgtgtagggggcAGTCCGAGGAGAATGAAGTCATTTATTGAGTACATCGCTGCTGAGCTCAATATGGAGGACCCCAAATCAGAGTATCCAAATATCTGTGCTGGAACAGATCGCTTTGCTATGTACAAAATTGGCCCTGTACTCTCTGTCAGT CATGGGATGGGCGTGCCATCTACTGGCATCATGCTGAATGAGCTGATAAAGCTCCTCCATCATGCACGGTGCACAGATGTGACAGTTATACGCATCGGGACATCAGGTGGAATAG gGCTTGGGCCTGGTACTGTTGTTATCACCAAGCAGGCTGTGGATGCCACCTTCCAGCCCAAGTTTGAGCAGGTGATCCTGGGGAAGACGGTGGTGCGTAACACCGATCTGGACCAAAGCCTGGCTGAGGAGCTGTTGCAGTGCAGCAAAGAGCTGAACCAGTTTGAGACGGTGATAGGCAACACCATGTGCACGCTGGATTTCTATGAAG gacaGGCCCGTCTGGATGGTGCTTTCTGCTCCTACACTGAGAAGGATAAGCAGGACTACCTCAAGAGAGCCAATGAAGCAGGAGTCTGCAACATAGAAATGGAGTCAACTGTTCTTGCTGCCATGTGCAAGCTGAGTGGTCTGCGAG CGGCCGTGGTTTGTGTGACGCTACTGGATCGGCTGAAGGGGGATCAGCTGAGCAGCTCTCACGAAGTCCTTCAGGATTACCAACATCGTCCTCAGATACTGGTCGGCTCCTACATTAAGAAGCAGCTGAGGGCCAAAGCAGGACGCAGCTAA
- the LOC119006056 gene encoding hairy/enhancer-of-split related with YRPW motif protein 1-like — translation MKRSHNYSSSESDLDDNVEVEKDSGDENGQLDSHGSMSPSTTTQVQARKRRRGIIEKRRRDRINNSLSELRRLVPSAFEKQGSAKLEKAEILQMTVDHLKMLHASGGKGYFEAHALAKDYRSLGFRECLAETARFLSIVEGRESTDPLRIRLVSHLSNYASQREVHAGLEHLAWGSAYGTAPAHLAHPLLLQHPQGRTPASRSNSSPPSSSSSSSTSSSSSTEASGTSRLSGMPPAESLRVPPSSSLPLSLPLPTSKLSPPLLSSLSSLSAFPLSFGAFPLVSPSALSTVSPSSTLSKPYRPWGTEIGAF, via the exons ATGAAGCGAAGCCACAATTACAGCTCATCGGAGAGCGACCTGGACGACAATGTTGAGGTGGAGAAGGACAGTGGAGACGAAAATGG TCAACTCGATTCCCACGGCTCGATGtcaccctccaccaccacccaggTTCAAGCCAGAAAAAGGCGCAGAGGG ATAATTGAGAAACGGAGACGTGACCGGATCAATAATAGTCTGTCGGAGTTGAGAAGATTGGTGCCGAGTGCTTTTGAGAAACAG GGATCAGCTAAATTGGAAAAAGCAGAAATTTTGCAAATGACTGTGGACCATTTGAAGATGCTTCATGCCTCCGGTGGCAAAG GTTATTTTGAGGCTCATGCTCTTGCTAAGGATTACCGCAGCCTGGGATTCAGAGAGTGCCTGGCAGAGACAGCTCGCTTCCTGAGCATCGTAGAGGGTCGGGAGAGCACAGACCCCCTCCGTATACGTTTGGTGTCCCACCTCAGCAACTACGCCTCCCAGAGGGAGGTGCACGCCGGACTGGAACACTTAGCCTGGGGCTCTGCCTACGGGACGGCGCCTGCCCATCTcgcccaccccctcctcctgcagcaccCCCAGGGCAGGACACCTGCATCCAGAAGCAACAGTAGCCcaccctcatcctcctcctcttcctccacgtcttcctcttcctccactgaGGCATCTGGGACATCCAGACTCAGTGGCATGCCCCCCGCAGAGTCCCTCAGGGTGCCTCCCAGCAGCTCGTTGCCCCTCAGTCTGCCTCTGCCAACATCCAAGCTATCACCACCGCTCCTTTCATCCCTCTCCTCGTTGTCGGCCTTCCCCCTCTCCTTCGGCGCCTTCCCTCTGGTCTCCCCGTCGGCCCTCAGCACGGTGagcccctcctccaccctgtcAAAGCCTTACAGGCCCTGGGGCACGGAGATTGGGGCCTTCTGA
- the rbm12bb gene encoding RNA binding motif protein 12Bb: MVCTSPVRLNTEEDEEEEDDDEEEENSRRETRTTELEQNLFAILDFWHDNQCLSIVCCCLCFSMAVVIRLQGLRITAGSEDIRKFFTGLKIPDGGVHIIGGEREEAFIIFASDEDARRAMIRSGGYIRGSPVTLLLSSKTEMQSILERSTKSAELDQKRRLEESARRDRRSVDPDMGRRSGSRSGHTPPPQHQRNSNADDFLHVFLRGMPFAVTEAEVRDFFSGLLVEKIVLLKNGNGLKNGKGLVKFATREDAYEALKRDRRYIGSRYVEVSPTTEDEWRQVSAKVSMDVKTGNNFQRERSPIRNQRNPQHHARSRSPFAQRPIAPTDDEYCVLLENMSYAAEKEHIKDLFRSAKLEDDQILHLMDSDGKRTRATFVLFKSLRDYCDALSHEKRLFLNRWVSTRPISREKMISLLESQNIGDGRPGDSERFQEGPPSYPNDGYDSEKLCVFVRNLPFDVRKVEIMDFFIGFNVTEDKVFMLRDQKGAGVGKALILFQSEAEAMAALSLNGRRFLGSEVILKCISRSQMQQLGVEPPVVQGSVVQQPRPREEPFLGRSSKALYQPGDSDYPNFRVPPDGNLPMTNVQSHKQGGWDYEPYAGGPYTPQDRGNGVRDDFGPSEQHFDGPTRVQLANLPFQIRNEEIYDFCYGYRIIPGSVSLQYDPSGKPKGSATALFQSRQEALTAIQELSGRPIGPRKIQLLLV, from the exons ATGGTTTGCACCTCGCCGGTTAGACTTAACacagaagaagacgaagaagaggaagacgacgacgaagaagaagaaaattcGAGACGGGAGACACGCACGACTGAACTCGAACAGAACCTTTTCGCTATTCTTGATTTTTGGCACGACAATCAGTGCTTGTCAATTGT gtgctgttgtttgtgcttCAGCATGGCAGTCGTCATCCGTTTACAGGGATTGAGAATCACAGCAGGCTCTGAGGATATTCGCAAGTTCTTCACTGGCCTCAAAATTCCGGATGGAGGGGTGCATATAATTGGTGGGGAGCGAGAGGAGGCTTTCATTATATTTGCTTCAGATGAAGATGCAAGAAGAGCCATGATTCGCTCCGGTGGATATATCCGTGGTTCGCCTGTTACATTGCTGCTAAGTAGTAAAACGGAGATGCAGAGCATTCTTGAAAGAAGTACAAAAAGTGCAGAGCTAGATCAGAAGAGGAGACTTGAGGAGAGTGCAAGACGTGATAGAAGATCTGTCGACCCTGATATGGGCAGGAGGTCGGGTAGCAGATCTGGTCATACCCCTCCCCCCCAGCACCAGAGGAATTCAAACGCTGATGATTTCCTGCATGTGTTTCTAAGAGGAATGCCTTTCGCTGTGACAGAAGCAGAGGTCCGTGACTTTTTCAGTGGTTTACTTGTTGAGAAAATAGTCTTattgaaaaatggaaatggtttAAAGAATGGGAAAGGTCTTGTCAAATTTGCAACAAGAGAGGATGCATATGAAGCCCTGAAGAGGGACAGGAGATACATTGGGTCCAGGTATGTGGAGGTCTCCCCAACAACAGAGGATGAATGGCGCCAGGTTTCTGCTAAAGTGTCAATGGATGTGAAAACGGGCAACAACTTTCAAAGAGAACGATCACCTATTCGCAATCAGAGGAATCCACAACATCATGCAAGGTCAAGGTCACCTTTTGCCCAGAGGCCCATTGCTCCTACTGATGACGAGTACTGCGTCCTGTTAGAAAATATGTCCTATGCCGCAGAAAAAGAACACATCAAAGACCTTTTCCGTAGTGCAAAGCTCGAGGATGACCAGATCTTACACCTAATGGACAGTGATGGGAAAAGAACCAGAGCCACCTTTGTGCTCTTCAAGAGTCTGCGTGACTACTGTGATGCCTTATCTCATGAAAAAAGGTTGTTTCTCAACAGATGGGTTTCTACACGCCCAATCTCAAGAGAGAAAATGATCTCTCTTCTGGAATCTCAGAACATTGGTGACGGACGTCCTGGGGACTCCGAGAGGTTTCAGGAGGGGCCTCCATCCTATCCAAATGATGGTTATGACTCTgagaaattgtgtgtgtttgtgcgaaaCCTGCCATTTGATGTGCGGAAAGTTGAAATCATGGACTTCTTCATTGGGTTTAATGTCACAGAAGACAAGGTGTTCATGCTGCGTGACCAGAAAGGAGCTGGGGTCGGAAAGGCTTTGATTCTCTTCCAGTCCGAGGCAGAGGCCATGGCTGCACTCTCTCTCAATGGACGGAGGTTTCTTGGGTCGGAAGTCATACTGAAATGCATTTCACGTTCACAGATGCAGCAGTTGGGTGTTGAGCCACCAGTGGTTCAAGGGTCAGTTGTGCAGCAGCCACGGCCAAGAGAAGAGCCGTTCTTGGGAAGGAGCAGCAAGGCACTTTATCAGCCTGGTGACTCTGATTACCCTAACTTTAGGGTTCCTCCTGATGGTAACTTACCCATGACTAATGTACAGAGTCATAAACAAGGAGGCTGGGATTATGAGCCCTATGCAGGAGGCCCTTACACTCCACAAGACAGGGGTAATGGCGTCCGTGATGACTTTGGTCCCTCTGAGCAGCATTTTGATGGTCCCACCCGTGTGCAGCTAGCTAACTTGCCTTTTCAAATCAGAAATGAAGAAATCTATGACTTCTGCTATGGATATCGCATTATCCCTGGATCTGTTTCACTGCAGTATGACCCCAGTGGAAAACCTAAAGGATCTGCAACTGCATTGTTTCAGTCCCGTCAGGAGGCGTTAACCGCAATTCAGGAACTGAGTGGAAGACCGATAGGTCCAAGAAAAATACAGCTACTGCTTGTGTGA
- the LOC119006699 gene encoding uridine phosphorylase 1-like, producing the protein MDPKDDKRTAPCSGPVCVNNPHLDAMKDDILYHFSLGTRTHDLPAMFGDVKFVCVGGSPWRMKSFIEYIAAELSMEDPKSEYPNICAGTDRYAMYKIGPVLSVSHGMGIPSIAIMLHELIKLLHHARCTDVTIIRIGTSGGIGLGPGTVVITKQSVDATFLPKFEQVILGKTVVRNTDLDQSLAEELLQCSKELNQFETVIGNTMCTLDFYEGQARLDGAFCSYTEKDKQDYLKKANEAGVCNIEMESSVFAAMCKLSGLRAAVVCVTLLDRLKGDQLSSSHEVLQDYQHRPQILVGSYIKKQLRAKAGRS; encoded by the exons ATGGACCCAAAGGACGACAAGCGAACCGCGCCATGCAGCGG CCCTGTTTGTGTGAACAACCCACACCTGGATGCGATGAAAGACGACATCCTCTACCACTTCAGTTTAGGAACCAGAACCCACGACCTGCCAGCGATGTTTGGTGATGTCAAA tttgtgtgtgtcgggggtAGTCCCTGGAGAATGAAGTCATTCATCGAGTACATCGCTGCTGAGCTCAGTATGGAGGACCCCAAATCAGAGTATCCAAATATCTGTGCTGGAACGGATCGCTATGCTATGTACAAAATTGGCCCTGTACTCTCTGTCAGT CATGGGATGGGCATCCCCTCCATTGCCATAATGTTGCACGAGCTGATAAAGCTCCTCCATCATGCACGTTGCACAGATGTTACAATTATACGCATTGGGACGTCAGGTGGAATAG GGCTTGGGCCTGGCACTGTTGTTATCACCAAGCAGTCGGTGGATGCCACCTTCCTGCCCAAGTTTGAGCAGGTGATCCTGGGGAAGACAGTGGTGCGTAACACCGATCTGGACCAAAGCCTGGCTGAGGAGCTGTTGCAGTGCAGCAAAGAGCTGAACCAGTTTGAGACGGTGATAGGCAACACCATGTGCACGCTGGATTTCTATGAAG gacaGGCCCGTCTGGATGGTGCTTTCTGCTCCTACACTGAGAAGGATAAACAGGACTACCTCAAGAAAGCCAATGAAGCAGGAGTCTGCAACATAGAAATGGAGTCATCTGTTTTTGCTGCCATGTGCAAGCTGAGTGGTCTGCGAG CGGCCGTGGTTTGTGTGACGCTACTGGATCGGCTGAAGGGGGATCAGCTGAGCAGCTCTCACGAAGTCCTTCAGGATTACCAACATCGTCCTCAGATATTGGTCGGCTCCTACATTAAGAAGCAGCTGAGGGCCAAAGCAGGACGCAGCTAA